The following coding sequences are from one Nymphalis io chromosome 17, ilAglIoxx1.1, whole genome shotgun sequence window:
- the LOC126774892 gene encoding 60S ribosomal protein L12: MPPKFDPNEIKIVNLRCVGGEVGATSSLAPKIGPLGLSPKKVGDDIAKATSDWKGLKITVQLIVQNRQAQISVVPSAAALIIRALKEPPRDRKKQKNIKHNGNITLEDVIGIAKVMRNRSMARYLSGTVKEILGTAQSVGCTIDGRPPHDLIADINSGALTIDE, encoded by the exons ATGCCTCCTAAATTCGATCCTAACGAAATTAAAATCG TTAACTTGAGATGTGTTGGTGGCGAAGTTGGAGCGACATCATCTCTGGCTCCCAAAATCGGTCCCTTGGGTCTC TCTCCCAAAAAAGTGGGTGATGACATTGCTAAAGCCACTAGCGACTGGAAGGGATTGAAGATCACTGTGCAGCTTATTGTACAAAACAGACAAGCTCAAATCTCTGTAGTGCCATCTGCTGCTGCACTCATCATTAGAGCACTTAAGGAACCTCCACGTGATCGCAAGAAGCAAAAGAACA TTAAGCACAATGGAAATATCACACTTGAAGATGTGATTGGGATTGCAAAAGTAATGAGAAACAGATCAATGGCACGATACCTTTCTGGTACCGTAAAGGAAATCCTTGGTACTGCTCAATCTGTTGGATGCACAATTGATGGTAGACCACCACATGACCTCATTGCTGACATCAACAGTGGTGCACTAACAATTGatgaataa
- the LOC126774856 gene encoding tumor susceptibility gene 101 protein, with protein sequence MAQDDSVLRSHLSNYKYRDITSREVISLIQVYRSLTYRLEGFVFNNGVRKELLNLEGTIPVNYKGAFYNIPVCIWLMDTHPKNAPLCFVKPTADMAIKISKYIDSNGKVYLPYLHEWNSNNSTLLMLVQCMISAFGEIPPVFSKPRNEIRPPYPVNSFMPQPSGYPYPGVSPHQFGNHPAIPYPTTSHIPYPNFETPYPGAVNTNGTPFSSANTTPYPTSTGYPVTDVAGGTITEEHIKASLLSAVEDKLRRRLKEQSQQSQAELQTLRRTQEELREGKSRLEDILTRLQRERAELDKNVAILQEKEKELQSAVEHLGEQESVDVDEAVVTTAPLYSQLLNAFAEEATLEDAIYYMGEALRKEVIDLDTFLKQVRTLARRQFTLRALMHKCRQKAQLAC encoded by the coding sequence ATGGCCCAAGATGATTCTGTATTAAGATCACATCTTTCTAACTACAAGTACCGAGATATTACATCACGAGAAGTGATCAGCCTGATACAAGTATATCGAAGTTTGACATATCGCTTAGAAGGCTTTGTGTTTAATAATGGAGTAAGAAAAGAATTACTGAATCTTGAAGGCACTATACCTGTAAACTACAAAGGAGCTTTTTACAATATCCCTGTTTGCATTTGGTTAATGGACACTCATCCAAAAAATGCGCCATTATGTTTTGTGAAGCCAACAGCAGATATGGcgattaaaatatcaaaatatatagacAGTAATGGTAAAGTTTATTTACCTTACCTGCACGAATGGAATTCTAATAACTCAACATTACTAATGCTTGTGCAGTGTATGATAAGTGCATTTGGTGAAATACCACCAGTTTTTTCAAAACCAAGAAATGAAATTCGTCCACCATATCCTGTTAATTCCTTTATGCCCCAGCCTTCCGGATATCCCTACCCAGGTGTCAGTCCACATCAATTTGGAAATCACCCAGCTATACCGTATCCCACAACATCGCATATACCTTATCCAAACTTTGAGACACCTTATCCAGGTGCTGTAAACACTAATGGCACACCTTTCTCTTCAGCAAATACTACTCCATACCCCACTTCAACAGGTTATCCTGTAACAGATGTAGCCGGGGGCACTATTACAGAAGAGCACATTAAAGCATCATTGCTCTCAGCAGTTGAAGATAAATTGAGAAGGAGACTCAAAGAGCAATCGCAACAATCACAGGCAGAGCTTCAGACTTTGCGTCGTACCCAGGAAGAGTTACGTGAAGGTAAATCTAGATTGGAGGATATTTTGACAAGATTACAGAGAGAAAGAGCTGAGCTGGATAAAAATGTTGCAATATTACAAGAAAAAGAGAAGGAACTACAATCAGCTGTAGAACATTTGGGTGAACAAGAGAGTGTAGATGTTGACGAAGCAGTTGTCACAACAGCCCCACTGTATTCTCAACTGTTAAATGCATTTGCTGAAGAAGCTACTCTCGAAGATGCGATTTACTATATGGGAGAAGCTTTACGTAAGGAAGTAATCGATTTGGATACATTCTTAAAACAAGTACGTACATTGGCTCGACGACAGTTCACATTAAGAGCCCTTATGCATAAGTGTAGACAAAAAGCACAACTTGCATGTTAG
- the LOC126774842 gene encoding serine--tRNA ligase, cytoplasmic — protein sequence MVLDLDLFRADKDGNPDKIRENQRKRYKDVALVDTVVEQDTLWRKLRHDADNLNKLKNVCSKEIGQKMKNKEPVGPDDALVPQEVSDNLINLTGEQLRPLTVNQIKKVRVLIDEAIKNNEQALVVAEKARSAALREVGNHLHESVPVDDDEDHNAIERTFGDCAVRQKYSHVDLICMIDGMDGERGAAVAGGRGYYLKGPAVFLEQALVQLSLRILLKQGYTPLYTPFFMRKEVMQEVAQLAQFDEELYKVVGKGSENKGDVAVEEKYLIATSEQPIAAYHRDEWLPESSLPIRYAGLSTCFRQEVGSHGRDTRGIFRVHQFEKVEQFVLTSPHDNASWKMMDEMINNAEEFCKVLGIPYRVVNIVSGALNHAAAKKLDLEAWFPGSGAFRELVSCSNCLEYQARRLLVRYGQTKKMNAATEYVHMLNATMCATTRVICAILEVHQCEDGIKVPEVLKPWMPEQYQELIPFVKPAPIDVEAAAAAAKKGKK from the exons ATGGTTCTTGACTTAGACTTATTTCGTGCAGACAAAGATGGAAACCCTGATAAAATACGCGAAAATCAAAGAAAACGTTATAAAGACGTTGCTTTAGTAGACACTGTTGTTGAACAAGATACCTTATGGAGAAAACTGCGACACGATGCCGATaacttaaacaaattaaaaaatgtctgCAGTAAAGAAATAGGTCAAAAGATGAAAAATAAGGAACCGGTTGGGCCAGATGATGCACTTGTGCCTCAAGAAGTGTCAGATAACCTAATAAACCTTACCGGCGAGCAGCTGAGGCCACTTACAGTTAACCAGATTAAAAAG GTTAGAGTACTCATCGATGaagctataaaaaataatgagcaGGCACTTGTAGTAGCAGAAAAAGCTCGCTCAGCAGCTCTTAGAGAAGTTGGTAACCATTTACACGAGTCAGTGCCAGTGGATGATGATGAAGACCACAATGCAATTGAGAGAACCTTTGGAGACTGTGCTGTGAGACAAAAATATTCTCATGTGGATCTCATTTGTATGATAGATG GTATGGATGGGGAGAGAGGTGCAGCAGTAGCTGGTGGACGAGGCTATTATCTCAAGGGCCCTGCAGTGTTTCTGGAGCAAGCTCTTGTGCAGCTCTCTCTGAGGATACTCTTGAAACAAGGATACACACCTTTATATACACCCTTCTTTATGAGAAAAGAG GTTATGCAAGAAGTTGCACAATTAGCACAATTTGATGAAGAACTTTATAAAGTGGTAGGTAAAGGCTCTGAAAATAAAGGAGATGTTGCTGTTGAGGAGAAATATCTTATTGCCACATCAGAACAACCGATAGCTGCTTACCACAGAGATGAATGGCTGCCTGAATCTTCTCTACCTATAAG gtATGCAGGTCTATCAACATGTTTCCGCCAAGAAGTTGGTTCACATGGTCGAGACACTCGGGGCATTTTCAGAGTACATCAATTTGAAaag GTGGAGCAGTTTGTACTGACTTCTCCTCATGACAATGCATCTTGGAAAATGATGGATGAAATGATCAACAATGCTGAAGAATTTTGCAAGGTTTTGGGAATCCCCTATCGTGTCGTAAATATCGTGTCTGGTGCACTTAATCATGCCGCTGCAAAGAAACTCGATTTGGAAGCCTGGTTCCCAGGTTCCGGTGCTTTCCGTGAGCTGGTTTCATGCAGCAACTGTCTTGAGTATCAAGCTAGACGTCTGCTAGTGAG ATATGGTCAGACAAAGAAAATGAATGCAGCAACAGAGTACGTCCACATGTTAAATGCGACCATGTGTGCTACCACGCGGGTAATTTGCGCAATCCTCGAGGTGCACCAGTGTGAAGATGGGATCAag GTACCTGAAGTTTTAAAACCTTGGATGCCAGAGCAGTACCAGGAACTTATACCATTTGTAAAACCGGCGCCAATAGACGTAGAAGCTGCTGCCGCCGCCGCTAAGAAaggaaaaaagtaa
- the LOC126774851 gene encoding MAU2 chromatid cohesion factor homolog — protein sequence MASTQDAWYISLLGLAEHFRTSNPPDIKSCIQCLQAVFNFKPPQRVEARTHLQLGNILLTHTKNIDLARSHLEQSWCLSQTINGFDDVKFEAASVLAELFEQQGQPTHSKPILRKAIELSQHSVYWHCRLIFQLAQIHATEREYEVASSLLGVGVDYAQISNAAYTRVLFLLSRVMLLLIDKKIQEVLPLLNQAGHLVETWAGSPHQKEYLKVFFLVLQVCHYLMAGQVKSVKPCLKQLQQSIQTIMAPTWPDDDAVCGSAAGESFVWLSRQQLYVLVYLVTVMHSAQAGYMDKAHKYTEKALAQIDKLTSSEEGGEAAAAASGPRGAATLAWRLRMALLEHAALCRLVAGGKAHALHEIARAAHLLASAPSASTAAAHTPQLHCLLGLYAMSMNCMEAAEAQFHTAIHMSQERDLWMFAKLNLAIVYLRGRRDNDLAQLMEQVRPEALPAYAHGLRAASFYVLGLQAFFQARYNEAKRYLRETLKMANAEDLNRLTSCSLVLLGHIFLSINNSRESMNMVTPAMQLASKIPDVHVQLWASAILKDLYRLAGDTERENEAYQMHCNFSQALLKDHFQATQLPQHALVHWTSGPPPALPPPPGAAPAT from the exons ATGGCGTCAACGCAGGACGCTTGGTATATTTCTTTACTTGGTTTAGCGGAACATTTCCGCACTTCAAATCCTCCTGACATAAAAAGTTGTATTCAGTGCCTTCAAGCCgtatttaatttcaaaccacCACAGAGAGTCGAAGCTAGAACACATTTACAACTCGGGAATATCCTTTTGACACACACTAAAAACATCGACTTGGCGAGATCGCATTTGGAACAGAGT TGGTGTTTATCTCAGACAATCAATGGGTTTGACGATGTCAAGTTCGAAGCGGCGAGTGTGTTGGCAGAGCTCTTCGAGCAGCAGGGCCAACCTACACACTCCAAACCTATTCTACGAAAAGCAATCGAATTATCACAGCACAGTGTTTATTGGCACTGcagattaatatttcaattagca CAAATCCATGCAACAGAGAGGGAATATGAAGTGGCGAGCAGTTTACTTGGTGTTGGAGTGGACTATGCCCAGATATCCAATGCTGCATATACACGAGTACTGTTTTTGCTCAGTAGGGTTATG tTACTAttaatagacaaaaaaatacaagaagTTCTACCACTGCTTAACCAAGCTGGACATCTCGTTGAAACATGGGCTGGTAGTCCACACCAAAAAGAATATTTGAAAGTTTTCTTTCTAGTATTGCAG GTATGTCATTACTTGATGGCGGGACAGGTGAAAAGCGTGAAACCATGTCTGAAGCAGCTGCAGCAAAGTATTCAGACCATCATGGCTCCAACGTGGCCAGATGATGACG CGGTGTGCGGGAGCGCGGCGGGCGAGTCGTTCGTGTGGCTGTCGCGGCAGCAGCTCTACGTGCTCGTGTACCTCGTCACCGTCATGCACTCCGCGCAGGCCGGCTACATGGACAAGGCGCACAAGTACACGGAGAAGGCGCTGGCGCAGATCGACAAACTTACCT CGAGCGAGGAGGGCGGcgaggcggcggcggcggcgagcGGGCCGCGCGGCGCGGCGACGCTGGCGTGGCGCCTGCGCATGGCGCTGCTGGAGCACGCGGCGCTGTGCCGCCTCGTGGCGGGCGGGAAGGCGCACGCGCTGCACGAGATCGCGCGCGCCGCGCACCTGCTGGCCTCCGCGCCCAGCG cgAGCACGGCCGCGGCGCACACCCCGCAGCTGCACTGCCTGCTGGGGCTGTATGCCATGTCAATGAATTGTATGGAGGCCGCTGAGGCGCAGTTCCACACAGCTATACAC ATGTCACAAGAGAGAGACTTATGGATGTTCGCGAAACTGAACTTGGCCATTGTATATTTACGAGGAAGGAGAGACAATGACTTAGCACAATTAATGGAACAG GTGAGGCCAGAAGCGTTACCTGCGTACGCACACGGACTGCGAGCGGCCTCTTTCTACGTACTAGGACTACAAGCCTTCTTTCAAGCGAGATATAACGAAGCAAA ACGTTACCTCAGAGAGACACTAAAAATGGCGAATGCGGAGGACCTGAACAGGCTGACTTCTTGTTCGCTGGTGCTGCTCGGGCACATCTTTTTGTCCATCAATAACTCTCGAGAGAGCATGAACATGGTGACGCCGGCCATGCAGCTCGCCAGCAAGATACCCGACGTACATGTACAGCTTTGGGCTTCGGCTATACTCAAAG atTTATACAGGCTAGCGGGTGACACCGAGCGTGAGAACGAAGCCTACCAGATGCACTGCAACTTCTCGCAGGCGCTGCTGAAGGACCACTTCCAGGCGACGCAGCTGCCGCAGCACGCGCTCGTGCACTGGACGAGCGGCCCGCCGCCCGCGCTGCCGCCGCCGCCCGGCGCCGCGCCCGCCACGTAG